A portion of the Epinephelus moara isolate mb chromosome 4, YSFRI_EMoa_1.0, whole genome shotgun sequence genome contains these proteins:
- the col23a1a gene encoding collagen alpha-1(XXIII) chain, translating into MAVAPQQRNAPCHPAKTGQEWPEECDRVPKGPPNYSTYAGLHSNQILTVKMVFPRYDHGFLSGEQSGSFQRRFLKGDQGQAGPAGPPGPPGPPGPRGPPGNTGKDGPRGPAGEPGFPGRDGVEGPQGLPGKPGEDGEPGYPGPQGPPGAKGEAGMGEKGERGMDGIPGFKGDKGESGEQGPQGPMGYPGEKGATGSSDVIDFNGKLLDAFQGPPGPPGPPGPSGEKGELGLPGPAGVDGEKGPKGDMGETGPPGERGEKGEMGLSGPTGMDGHKGEKGDCRMDDNLVQMISQPGPPGPPGPPGVPGSPGSMGLHGMPGPKGEPGFGIKGEKGDLGAPGPRGLDGGPGLTGPAGLVGLPGAKGEKGRPGEPGLDGFPGLMGEKGDRGERGDKGDRGGVGKRGLKGQKGEQGPPGLDQPCPVGCDETKGVSEEAGLSSAPPPPLPPSGPEAPCPVGQDGLPIPGCWHKEEMARQKLKRKRLSQP; encoded by the exons atggcagtggccccccagcagcgCAATGCGCCATGCCACCCCGCCAAAACTGGTCAGGAGTGGCCTGAAGAATGTGACAGAGTGCCCAAG GGTCCTCCTAACTACAGCACATATGCAGGTCTGCACAGTAATCAGATTCTCACCGTCAAG ATGGTCTTCCCCAGATATGACCATGGTTTTCTCTCTGGAGAGCAGTCCGGTAGCTTTCAGAGACGCTTTCTGAAG gGTGACCAAGGCCAGGCTGGACCTGCTGGTCCTCCCGGTCCCCCAGGCCCCCCTGGCCCCCGAGGCCCCCCTGGGAACACAGGCAAGGATGGCCCACGTGGCCCTGCTGGCGAGCCG GGTTTCCCAGGTCGTGATGGTGTAGAG GGGCCACAGGGATTGCCTGGGAAGCCG GGAGAAGATGGTGAGCCTGGCTATCCAGGACCACAGGGTCCTCCAGGAGCGAAG GGCGAGGCAGGTATgggagaaaaaggagaaagaggCATGGATGGAATCCCAGGATTCAAG GGGGACAAAGGGGAATCAGGAGAGCAAGGACCACAGGGACCCATG GGTTATCCCGGCGAAAAAGGCGCCACAGGCTCCTCAGACGTCATCGACTTCAACGGGAAGCTTCTAGATGCTTTCCAG GGCCCACCTGGACCACCTGGACCCCCAGGCCCTTCAGGAGAAAAG GGTGAACTTGGTTTACCTGGGCCTGCAGGAGTCGATGGGGAGAAG GGACCTAAAGGTGACATGGGTGAGACAGGACCTCCTGGCGAGCggggagagaagggagagatGGGGCTGTCTGGGCCTACT GGTATGGACGGACACAAAGGAGAGAAAGGCGACTGCAGAATGGATGATAACCTG GTTCAGATGATTTCCCAGCCAGGCCCACCTGGCCCACCTGGCCCACCAGGAGTCCCTGGGTCCCCTGGATCTATG GGGCTGCATGGAATGCCTGGTCCTAAG GGTGAGCCTGGATTTGGAATAAAGGGAGAGAAGGGGGACTTGGGTGCTCCTGGACCCAGA GGATTAGACGGTGGCCCGGGCTTAACTGGGCCTGCAGGGTTGGTGGGTCTTCCAGGTGCGAAGGGAGAAAAA GGCAGACCAGGGGAGCCTGGACTAGAC GGTTTCCCAGGCCTGATGGGAGAGAAAGGTGACCGAGGGGAAAGAGGAGATAAG GGTGACAGGGGAGGAGTGGGAAAGAGGGGTCTAAAGGGCCAGAAGGGAGAGCAGGGTCCTCCGGGCTTGGACCAGCCTTGTCCTGTG GGCTGTGATGAGACTAAAGGTGTGTCTGAGGAGGCAGGGCTTTCTTCcgctccacctccacctcttcctccttccGGCCCTGAGGCCCCCTGTCCTGTG
- the LOC126389215 gene encoding ubiquitin-conjugating enzyme E2 K: protein MANIAVQRIKREFKEVLKSEETSKNQIKVDLVDENFTELKGEIAGPPDTPYEGGRYQLEIKIPETYPFNPPKVRFITKIWHPNISSVTGAICLDILKDQWAAAMTLRTVLLSLQALLAAAEPDDPQDAVVANQYKQNPEMFKQTARLWSHVYAGAPVSSPEYTRKIDKLCAMGFEKNAVIVALSSKSWDVETATELLLSN from the exons ATGGCCAACATCGCAGTTCAGAGGATAAAACGGGAATTCAAGGAGGTGCTCAAAAGCGAAGAG ACGAGCAAAAACCAGATAAAGGTGGATCTGGTGGATGAGAACTTCACAGAACTTAAAGGGGAGATAGCAGGGCCACCTGACACACCATATGAAG GGGGTAGATATCAACTAGAAATTAAAATTCCAGAGACGTATCCATTCAATCCACCCAAG GTGCGGTTTATCACGAAGATCTGGCATCCCAACATCAGCTCGGTCACAGGTGCAATATGTCTGGACATTCTCAAAGACCAGTG GGCAGCAGCTATGACACTGAGGACGGTCCTCTTGTCACTACAAGCCTTATTGGCAGCCGCAGAACCAGATGATCCACAAGACGCAGTGGTAGCCAATCAG TACAAGCAGAACCCAGAGATGTTCAAACAGACAGCGAGGCTCTGGTCTCATGTCTATGCAGGCGCTCCCGTCTCCAGTCCGGAGTACACACGCAAAATAGACAAACTCTGTGCCATGGGCTTTGAAAAA aATGCAGTAATAGTGGCGTTGTCGTCGAAATCCTGGGATGTGGAGACAGCGACAGAGCTACTGCTCAGTAACTGA
- the klb gene encoding beta-klotho, with amino-acid sequence MLTHPSPPTLLLSLLLLLCGWNKATCSLGDGVKIWQQPKPDPITKEQSFLHDTFPSGFLWGSGTSAFQTEGAWDQEGKGASIWDHFTHSSVSGNLAKDTADVASDSYTRWEEDVEALVYLGVRSYSFSLSWPRLFPDGNARGQPNTAAVQHYRRLIERLLERKIEPIVTLYHWDLPQVLQERYGGWRNDKLVGLFGEYAAFCFHTFGSRVKYWLTMHNPYLVAVQGYGTGVHAPGETGGPAASLTVAHNLIRAHAKAWHTYNTHFRPAQKGKVSIVLGSHWVEPQRGQATAANTELCQHSMEAVLGWFANPIFGDGDYPVSLKIKHGALMPTFTPEEKLWVQKTADFFALSFGPNNLRLGRSLVQYGQTVTPDLRRLLGWIKLEYGDPTVLVTEGGWFSEASVGKEDTVAIYLMKRFINQVLRAMKFDGVQVIGYSAWSLVDGFEWNYGYTVRRGLFYIDFSQQNQSRTPKTSAQYYRRVVTDNGFLRDETSREIKGRFPCDFHWGITDSTLQVHFYPFSPQFTDPHLYSWNLTGDGSLRPVPGVEMHTRGAQCTDYLAIRGHLRLFASTGASHYRFALNWSLILPEGDLSNVNTEALRYYRCVLTELKKLDLQAVVILYYPTHRAPNLGLPGPLYASGGWLNYSTVEAFQEYAALCYQQLGSWVPYWITVNEPNRLVDVYSSGKEKHQAAHNLLLAHAKAWRLYEREHSGQQKALVSLALHADWVEPANPFLDSHTAAARRFLLFELGRFLDPLLGTLYEEKHSKGDYPEEMKAYLEDRARVMGLPGSALPTFTETEKEELRGTLSFIALNHFTTRLVSPYPHTQASFQQKEPPDHGCLILSDPTWASSSLGQALVPWGLRKILNWVSQRYGGALPIIVTASGVDDQAPVEDKVRQHFIRSYLQEAFKARQLDGVNLQGFYVWKLQDRHAPQFGLFTSTHHQSKAKASIAVYREIITRGGFPKDNTTQACRSSQLHEHCSVCTWMFKNKAMLVFAGCLLITAVMLTALVIFVIITKRNQTRGRRRGVIRRRRREGVPVCSCPPVKR; translated from the exons ATGCTGACCCATCCCTCTCCTCCCACTCTCCTACTCTCCctcctgttgctgctgtgtggtTGGAACAAGGCCACCTGCTCTCTTGGGGATGGCGTGAAGATTTGGCAGCAGCCCAAACCGGACCCCATCACCAAAGAGCAGTCTTTCCTCCATGACACCTTCCCTTCAGGATTCCTCTGGGGTTCAGGGACGTCTGCCTTCCAGACAGAGGGAGCATGGGACCAAGAGGGTAAAGGCGCTTCCATATGGGACCATTTCACCCACTCTAGTGTCAGTGGTAATTTGGCAAAAGACACTGCCGATGTGGCTAGTGACAGCTACACTCGCTGGGAAGAAGATGTGGAGGCACTGGTGTATCTAGGTGTGAGATCGtactccttctctctctcatgGCCCCGACTCTTTCCTGATGGGAATGCCAGAGGTCAGCCCAACACAGCTGCTGTGCAGCATTACAGACGGCTCATAGAGAGGCTGCTGGAGAGGAAAATTGAGCCCATCGTCACCCTCTATCACTGGGACCTGCCGCAAGTCCTGCAGGAGCGCTATGGAGGCTGGAGAAATGACAAGCTGGTGGGACTGTTTGGGGAGTATGCTGCATTTTGTTTCCACACATTTGGGAGCCGTGTCAAGTACTGGCTCACGATGCATAATCCATATCTGGTAGCTGTGCAGGGGTACGGGACAGGTGTGCACGCTCCTGGAGAAACAGggggtcctgctgcctctctcaCTGTGGCCCACAACCTGATCAGG GCACATGCCAAAGCATGGCACACCTACAACACCCACTTCCGTCCAGCTCAAAAGGGTAAAGTATCCATTGTTTTGGGGTCCCACTGGGTCGAGCCTCAGAGAGGCCAGGCCACAGCTGCTAATACTGAGCTTTGCCAGCATTCAATGGAGGCTGTGCTTGGCTGGTTTGCCAACCCCATCTTTGGAGACGGGGACTACCCAGTCTCCTTAAAAATCAAGCATGGGGCCCTCATGCCAACATTCACCCCTGAGGAGAAGCTCTGGGTGCAGAAAACAGCTGACTTTTTTGCTCTGTCCTTTGGGCCTAACAACCTCCGTCTGGGCCGGAGCCTGGTCCAGTATGGGCAGACTGTGACTCCAGACCTGAGGCGTTTACTGGGCTGGATAAAGTTGGAGTATGGGGACCCGACGGTGCTGGTGACTGAGGGAGGCTGGTTTTCTGAAGCCAGTGTGGGAAAGGAGGACACAGTGGCCATTTACCTGATGAAGAGGTTTATCAACCAGGTCCTGCGAG ctATGAAATTTGATGGTGTGCAGGTGATAGGATACTCCGCCTGGTCACTGGTGGATGGATTTGAGTGGAACTATGGCTACACTGTCAGAAGAGGCCTTTTCTACATTGACTTCAGCCAACAGAACCAGAGCAGGACCCCCAAGACCAGTGCTCAGTACTACAGGCGTGTTGTCACTGACAATGGTTTCCTCAGAGATGAAACCTCCAGAGAGATTAAAGGCCGTTTCCCCTGCGACTTTCACTGGGGTATCACTGACTCCACTTTACAG GTCCACTTCTACCCTTTCTCGCCACAGTTTACCGACCCCCATTTGTACAGCTGGAACCTGACAGGAGACGGATCATTGCGTCCAGTCCCAGGGGTGGAGATGCACACCAGAGGAGCCCAGTGCACCGACTACTTGGCCATTCGTGGTCATCTTCGCCTGTTTGCATCTACTGGGGCATCTCACTATCGCTTCGCTCTCAACTGGTCTCTGATTTTACCCGAGGGAGACCTCTCTAATGTGAACACTGAGGCTCTGAg GTACTACCGCTGTGTCCTGACCGAGCTCAAGAAGCTGGACCTGCAGGCTGTTGTTATTCTCTACTACCCCACACACAGAGCTCCAAACCTGGGCTTGCCTGGTCCACTGTATGCCTCTGGTGGTTGGCTCAACTACAGCACAGTGGAGGCCTTTCAGGAATATGCAGCTCTGTGCTACCAGCAGCTGGGGTCCTGGGTCCCATACTGGATCACCGTCAATGAGCCGAACAGACTGGTAGATGTTTATTCCAGTGGGAAAGAGAAGCATCAGGCAGCTCACAACCTTCTTCTGGCTCATGCAAAAGCCTGGAGGCTGTATGAGAGGGAACACTCAGGTCAACAGAAAGCACTTGTGTCACTTGCATTACATGCTGACTGGGTCGAACCTGCAAACCCCTTCCTGGACTCGCATACAGCAGCAGCACGGAGATTCCTTTTGTTTGAGCTTGGGCGCTTCTTAGACCCATTGCTGGGGACTTTATATGAGGAGAAGCATAGCAAGGGGGACTACCCAGAAGAAATGAAAGCATACCTGGAGGACAGAGCTCGAGTAATGGGCCTCCCTGGATCTGCTCTTCCTACCTTTACCGAGACTGAGAAGGAGGAGCTGAGAGGGACATTGAGCTTTATCGCACTGAATCATTTCACCACCCGCTTGGTCTCTCCATATCCCCACACACAGGCTAGTTTTCAGCAGAAAGAGCCCCCTGATCACGGCTGTCTGATCCTCTCTGATCCCACCTGGGCCTCCTCCAGTCTGGGGCAGGCTCTTGTACCCTGGGGCCTGCGGAAGATCCTGAACTGGGTGAGCCAGAGATACGGAGGGGCTCTGCCTATCATTGTGACAGCCAGTGGGGTTGATGACCAGGCTCCTGTGGAGGACAAAGTGAGGCAACACTTTATCAGGAGTTATCTGCAGGAGGCCTTTAAAG CTCGCCAATTAGATGGCGTCAACCTGCAGGGCTTCTACGTGTGGAAACTGCAAGATCGGCATGCCCCTCAATTTGGCCTCTTTACCTCAACACATCACCAATCCAAAGCCAAAGCCTCCATCGCTGTCTACAGAGAAATCATCACTCGTGGTGGTTTCCCTAAGGACAACACCACGCAGGCCTGCAGGTCTAGTCAGCTGCATGAACATTGCTCTGTATGCACATGGATGTTCAAGAACAAAGCCATGCTGGTCTTCGCAGGCTGCCTCCTGATAACAGCGGTTATGTTGACAGCACTTGTCATCTTTGTCATCATCACCAAGAGGAACCAAACAagaggcaggaggaggggggtgatcaggagaaggagaagggagGGAGTCCCTGTCTGCTCATGTCCACCTGTCAAGCGCTAA